The following proteins are co-located in the Apium graveolens cultivar Ventura chromosome 5, ASM990537v1, whole genome shotgun sequence genome:
- the LOC141660949 gene encoding uncharacterized protein LOC141660949, with translation MATMVQPNIPKLTSTNYGNWSIQMKVLLGSYDNWDIVESGYDEPTDAAAEAALSNAEKIILKETRKKDKKALYTIIQGVDESNFEKISNAKMAKDAWEILQKSFQGVEKVKKVRLQVLRGEFENLKMKSSENIGEFVTRLKTMTNEMKRNGESLDDVRVMEKLLYSLTRKFDYVVTSIEESKDLSTISIDELVGSLQAHE, from the coding sequence ATGGCGACGATGGTGCAACCAAATATTCCAAAATTGACGAGTACAAATTACGGGAACTGGAGTATTCAAATGAAGGTATTACTCGGTTCCTACGATAATTGGGATATTGTCGAAAGCGGGTATGACGAGCCCACAGATGCAGCCGCTGAAGCAGCCCTGTCAAATGCTGAGAAGATAATTTTGAAAGAGACCCggaaaaaagataaaaaggcgTTATATACAATTATTCAAGGAGTTGACGAATCAAACTTTGAAAAAATTTCAAATGCAAAAATGGCGAAAGACGCGTGGGAGATTCTGCAGAAATCATTCCAGGGTGTCGAGAAAGTCAAAAAGGTTCGGCTCCAAGTGCTACGTGGGGAGTTCGAAAATTTGAAGATGAAGAGTTCcgaaaatattggtgaatttgttacgCGTTTGAAAACGATGACAAATGAGATGAAAAGAAATGGGGAAAGTCTCGATGATGTTCGGGTCATGGAAAAATTACTCTATTCGTTGACAAGGAAATTTGATTACGTTGTTACTTCTATCGAGGAGTCAAAGGACTTGTCCACAATTTCCATTGATGAGCTGGTTGGTTCACTTCAAGCGCATGAGTAG